The Setaria viridis chromosome 6, Setaria_viridis_v4.0, whole genome shotgun sequence genome contains a region encoding:
- the LOC117861869 gene encoding uncharacterized protein has product MASFPFPIKPLDGAGGYLRWKESVLLGLHMVDVAHVLSDDPPAPARAGGDGDGAQAAKKWARDDALCCGHILEALSNRLLPVYVRHATGRALWQAVARTYEPHASSLELRFEELEFREDETLMEAGAGGARRGPGHRRISLGPRQHVGSQGARQASVRGQQLAVSASCSTTGRVTLLMPFERRAKEALTWADKKRFAVPNPMPCGVSINWHMATDFAGGWSARLTLFNWGDVDMQEWFTAVVMDKSMLSFTKKTTPGIDVLAGDGFPSKVFFNGDECAMPLRIPSQAGSMATFPINLLDGADGYLRWKESVLLLLHSVDVAYVLFDEPPSRAGGDGSQAAKWARDDGLCRGHILAVLSDRLLPVYVRHATGRALWQAVARTYEPDATSWELSFEELEFREDETLRERVARAESLAVATCRLPEPRDELVAYMVCSKLPDVAEDAIMQMKGDETSMDGLWRSAQAMERIRNDTQARVARREKEIMISGKWGHIVKKKRW; this is encoded by the exons ATGGCGTCGTTCCCCTTTCCCATCAAGCCGCTGGACGGCGCGGGCGGCTACCTCCGGTGGAAGGAGTCGGTGCTCCTCGGCCTGCACATGGTCGACGTCGCCCACGTGCTCTCCGACGACCCCCCCGCACCGGCtcgggccggcggcgacggcgacggcgctcAGGCAGCCAAGAAGTGGGCGCGCGACGACGCGCTGTGCTGCGGCCACATCCTCGAGGCGCTTTCGAACCGCCTGCTTCCGGTCTAcgtccggcacgccaccggcagGGCGCTGTGGCAGGCCGTGGCGCGCACCTACGAACCGCACGCTTCCTCCTTGGAGCTGAGGTTCGAGGAGCTCGAGTTCCGCGAGGACGAGACCCTCATGGAGGCTGGAGCGGGTGGCGCGCGCCGAGGCCCTGGTCATCGCCGGATTTCCCTGGGACCCCGACAGCATGTTGGCTCGCAAGGTGCGCGCCAAGCTTCCGTGCGCGG CCAGCAGCTGGCCGTGTCGGCGTCCTGCAGCACGACGGGCCGTGTCACGCTGCTCATGCCATTCGAGAGGCGGGCCAAGGAGGCGCTCACGTGGGCGGACAAGAAGCGCTTCGCGGTGCCCAACCCCATGCCCTGCGGCGTCAGCATCAACTGGCACATGGCTACCGACTTCGCCGGCGGCTGGAGCGCGCGGCTCACGCTCTTCAACTGGGGCGACGTGGACATGCAGGAGTGGTTCACCGCCGTCGTCATGGACAAG TCGATGCTCTCCTTCACCAAGAAGACGACCCCCGGCATCGACGTCCTTGCCGGAGATGGCTTCCCGTCCAAGGTCTTCTTCAACGGCGACGAGTGTGCCATGCCATTGAGGATACCGAGCCAGGCCG GATCGATGGCGACGTTCCCCATCAATCTGCTGGACGGCGCTGACGGCTACCTCCGGTGGAAGGAGTCggtgctcctgctcctccacaGCGTCGACGTCGCCTACGTGCTCTTCGACGAGCCCCCGTCtcgggccggcggcgacggctctCAGGCAGCCAAGTGGGCGCGCGACGACGGGCTGTGCCGCGGCCACATCCTCGCGGTGCTCTCGGACCGCCTGCTCCCGGTCTAcgtccggcacgccaccggcagGGCGCTGTGGCAGGCCGTGGCGCGCACCTACGAACCGGACGCCACCTCGTGGGAGCTGAGCTTCGAGGAGCTCGAGTTCCGCGAGGACGAGACCCTCCGGGAGCGGGTGGCGCGCGCTGAGTCCCTGGCCGTCGCCACATGCAGACTTCCGGAGCCGCGCGACGAACTGGTGGCTTACATGGTGTGCTCGAAGCTTCCGGACGTGGCCGAGGACGCCATCATGCAGATGAAGGGTGACGAGACCAGCATGGATGGGCTCTGGAGGTCTGCTCAGGCTATGGAGAGGATTCGCAACGATACGCAGGCAAGGGTGGCTAGGCGGGAAAAGGAGATCATGATCAGCGGCAAGTGGGGGCACATTGTGAAGAAGAAGCGCTGGTGA